The following proteins are encoded in a genomic region of Paenibacillus sp. FSL H3-0469:
- a CDS encoding winged helix-turn-helix transcriptional regulator, with product MIYIKDLMSGIDIFKALSSEIRIQILELLATNQALNLNEIAKKLNLSNGAITMHIKKLEESGLIEINTAVGKHGIQKVCYLNKDKLMVDLRSKDVDNLYEVEIQVGHYSNYQAVPTCGLATKDSIIGDFDEPRYFADPQRIDSEIIWMAEGFLEYRIPNYLKANQTFREIQFSMEIGSEAPGFNDNYPSDLYFYVNGIEIGFWTSPGDFGDMRGTFNPDWWPPHLNQYGMLKLIRINQEGSFIDGCRISDITLDDIKLDYKSELTFRIAVTDKPVNKRGLTIYGKHFGNYSQDLLARVLYNVHEVEDPSGRVTTAGVAD from the coding sequence ATGATTTATATTAAAGATCTGATGAGCGGGATTGATATCTTCAAGGCGCTCAGCTCGGAAATCCGCATCCAGATTCTTGAGCTGCTGGCGACCAATCAGGCCCTGAATCTCAACGAAATTGCCAAGAAGCTGAATCTCAGCAACGGGGCGATTACAATGCATATCAAGAAGCTGGAGGAGAGCGGCTTAATTGAGATTAATACTGCCGTAGGCAAGCACGGAATTCAGAAGGTCTGCTATCTGAATAAGGATAAGCTGATGGTGGATCTGCGGAGCAAGGATGTGGATAATCTGTACGAGGTCGAGATTCAGGTGGGCCATTACAGTAATTATCAGGCCGTTCCGACCTGCGGTCTGGCCACCAAGGATAGCATCATTGGGGACTTCGACGAGCCGCGTTACTTCGCCGATCCCCAACGGATCGATTCTGAGATCATCTGGATGGCCGAAGGCTTCCTGGAGTACCGCATCCCTAACTATCTCAAAGCCAACCAGACCTTCCGGGAAATCCAGTTCTCCATGGAGATTGGCTCCGAGGCTCCCGGGTTCAACGACAATTACCCCTCGGATCTGTACTTCTATGTGAACGGCATCGAGATCGGCTTCTGGACCAGCCCCGGGGACTTCGGCGACATGCGCGGCACCTTCAACCCGGATTGGTGGCCTCCCCATCTCAACCAGTATGGCATGCTGAAACTGATCCGCATCAATCAGGAGGGTAGCTTCATTGACGGCTGCCGCATCTCAGACATCACCTTGGACGACATTAAGCTGGATTACAAGAGCGAGCTGACCTTCCGTATTGCCGTCACCGACAAGCCGGTCAACAAGCGCGGCTTGACCATCTACGGCAAGCATTTCGGCAATTACAGCCAGGATCTGCTGGCGCGTGTGCTCTACAATGTGCATGAGGTCGAAGACCCTTCCGGCCGGGTGACCACAGCGGGAGTGGCCGATTGA
- a CDS encoding nicotinate-nucleotide adenylyltransferase — translation MRVGIMGGTFDPLHIGHMMAAETARESYALQEVWFMPSHIPPHKHEAGATGEQRLAMVEGAVKNHPSFGILDWEIVRGGVSYTLETVISLQEEYPQHEFFFIVGADMVQYLPKWQGIEELVKRLTFIGVGRPGTPLDLGLLPEFIAGRVLLADMPLVDLSSTMLRARAAEGKSIRYMVPDAVYEYVQRSGLYGVQP, via the coding sequence TTGAGAGTAGGCATAATGGGAGGGACCTTCGATCCTCTGCATATCGGCCATATGATGGCCGCTGAGACGGCGCGTGAGAGCTACGCTCTGCAGGAGGTCTGGTTCATGCCTTCGCATATCCCGCCTCATAAGCATGAGGCCGGGGCCACCGGTGAACAGCGGCTGGCGATGGTGGAGGGAGCGGTGAAGAATCACCCTTCCTTTGGCATTCTTGACTGGGAAATTGTGCGGGGCGGAGTATCCTATACGCTGGAGACGGTAATCAGTCTGCAGGAGGAATATCCGCAGCATGAGTTCTTTTTCATCGTGGGTGCGGATATGGTTCAGTATCTGCCCAAGTGGCAGGGGATCGAAGAGCTGGTGAAGCGGCTGACCTTCATCGGTGTCGGACGCCCGGGCACTCCGCTGGATCTGGGACTGCTGCCGGAGTTCATTGCGGGTAGAGTACTGCTGGCGGATATGCCGCTGGTCGATCTCTCCTCCACCATGCTCAGAGCCCGGGCCGCCGAAGGAAAGTCGATCCGCTATATGGTTCCGGATGCTGTGTATGAATATGTTCAAAGGAGTGGATTGTATGGAGTACAGCCGTGA
- a CDS encoding sugar ABC transporter substrate-binding protein, translating to MLKKKGWFTLLSLVLMVSVVLTGCGGKNNASSGGNSGSEATANAGSKDSKETKNLTFMFRGGTDEQKAYEGVVKKYEADHPNVKVKIVVTAADQYATKLKASITGNSVPDVFYFESGDLKAYVNSGVLLDLTSYVEKNPNIDLNNIWKYGVDLYRYDGTMAGQGNLYGMPKDVGPFALGYNKTMFEAAGIPLPDKDKPYTWDEFIKVAQQLTIDKDGDGKLDQFGAGFNVQWALPSFVWSNGADWLDATKTKVTIDDPKFIEALQFFTDMQLKYGITPSTEQAQTLDTYQRWMKGEMAFFPVGPWDMSTYEKLPFDYDLIPYPAGSTGKSATWTGSLGIGASAKTKHPDEAVDLINYLTASKEGMEALVKAKVQIPNLMDMAKEWAADTTTKPANKEEFLQVVNEYGRVLPGHYTYNAEWYNLFYTDIQPVLDGKVTPEEYVKAEQPKMQKLLDKAVEQEAKSKK from the coding sequence GTGTTAAAGAAAAAGGGCTGGTTCACACTGCTGTCGTTAGTTCTGATGGTATCGGTTGTACTTACAGGCTGCGGCGGGAAGAACAATGCATCGTCCGGGGGCAATAGCGGAAGCGAAGCTACGGCGAATGCAGGCAGCAAGGATTCCAAGGAAACCAAGAATCTTACGTTCATGTTCCGCGGGGGAACCGATGAGCAGAAGGCTTATGAAGGTGTTGTGAAAAAATATGAAGCCGATCATCCGAACGTCAAGGTTAAGATCGTTGTGACTGCGGCAGATCAATATGCGACTAAGCTGAAAGCCTCTATTACGGGGAACAGCGTGCCGGACGTATTTTATTTTGAATCCGGCGACCTGAAGGCTTATGTGAACAGCGGCGTGCTGCTGGACCTGACCAGCTATGTGGAGAAGAACCCTAATATTGATTTGAATAACATCTGGAAATATGGCGTGGATCTGTACCGTTACGACGGCACCATGGCCGGGCAAGGCAATTTGTACGGGATGCCTAAGGACGTAGGCCCGTTCGCACTCGGATATAACAAGACCATGTTCGAAGCTGCGGGTATCCCGCTGCCGGACAAAGACAAACCGTACACCTGGGATGAATTCATCAAAGTCGCTCAGCAGCTGACGATTGACAAGGACGGGGACGGTAAGCTGGATCAATTCGGCGCAGGCTTCAACGTGCAGTGGGCCTTGCCTTCCTTCGTCTGGAGTAACGGGGCGGACTGGCTGGATGCTACCAAGACCAAGGTTACCATTGATGATCCGAAGTTTATCGAAGCGTTGCAATTCTTCACTGACATGCAGCTTAAATACGGCATTACGCCGTCCACAGAACAAGCACAGACTCTGGATACCTACCAGCGCTGGATGAAAGGTGAAATGGCCTTCTTCCCTGTAGGGCCGTGGGATATGAGCACTTATGAGAAGCTGCCTTTCGATTATGATCTGATTCCTTATCCTGCCGGCTCCACAGGCAAATCCGCAACATGGACCGGCTCACTGGGTATCGGTGCCTCCGCCAAAACCAAGCATCCCGATGAAGCCGTGGATCTGATCAATTATCTGACAGCCTCTAAGGAGGGAATGGAAGCGCTGGTGAAGGCTAAGGTGCAAATCCCGAACCTGATGGATATGGCTAAGGAATGGGCCGCTGATACTACGACCAAACCGGCGAACAAGGAAGAATTCCTCCAGGTCGTGAATGAATACGGACGGGTGCTGCCCGGCCACTACACGTACAATGCTGAATGGTATAACCTGTTCTACACGGATATCCAGCCGGTACTTGACGGTAAGGTTACCCCGGAGGAATATGTGAAGGCGGAACAGCCGAAGATGCAGAAGCTGCTGGATAAAGCGGTCGAGCAAG
- a CDS encoding S1-like domain-containing RNA-binding protein → MSLIAGTTVTLEVMREVSPYGYFLSAGDQDIMLHYTELVGSKPKIGDKVEVFLFFDTEDRPAATMKKPYLTLGEMALLEVADIHPRLGCFLEMGLGRQLLLPLSELPELVELRPQIGDKVFAIMEHDKQGRLRAKLAGEQELAPLALPAPESWQGQSVTARVYKPLQMGTFVLIDAGVLGFGIIGMVHSSERTRLLRLGEVIEARVAHIREDGRVNLSMGHRKEVGRDVDSAALLDFLASRPGGGMPYSDATPPDIIKQRFGISKSAFKRALGKLMKEGLVVQKENWTYLAAREEEQAGPDSDSDNQ, encoded by the coding sequence ATGAGTCTGATTGCAGGCACTACGGTTACCCTTGAAGTGATGCGGGAGGTATCCCCTTACGGGTACTTCCTGAGCGCAGGCGACCAGGATATCATGCTTCATTACACCGAGCTTGTGGGCAGTAAGCCGAAGATCGGCGACAAGGTTGAGGTGTTCCTCTTCTTTGATACCGAGGACCGTCCTGCGGCTACGATGAAGAAGCCTTATCTGACGCTTGGCGAGATGGCGCTGCTGGAGGTGGCGGATATCCATCCGCGGCTGGGCTGCTTCCTGGAGATGGGGCTTGGACGGCAGCTGCTGCTGCCGCTCAGCGAGCTTCCCGAGCTGGTGGAGCTGCGTCCGCAGATTGGCGACAAGGTCTTCGCAATTATGGAGCATGACAAGCAGGGACGTCTCCGTGCCAAGCTGGCCGGCGAGCAGGAGCTTGCGCCGCTGGCCTTGCCTGCACCGGAATCCTGGCAGGGGCAGAGTGTCACCGCCCGGGTGTACAAGCCGCTGCAGATGGGCACCTTCGTGCTTATAGACGCCGGTGTACTTGGCTTCGGTATCATCGGTATGGTCCACTCCTCTGAACGCACCCGTTTGCTGCGTCTGGGCGAAGTGATTGAAGCGCGCGTGGCGCATATCCGCGAGGATGGCCGCGTCAACCTCAGCATGGGCCACCGCAAGGAAGTGGGCCGTGATGTGGATTCCGCGGCTCTGCTTGATTTTCTGGCTTCCCGTCCGGGCGGCGGAATGCCGTATTCGGATGCTACGCCTCCTGATATTATCAAGCAGCGCTTCGGCATCAGCAAATCAGCGTTCAAGCGTGCGCTTGGCAAGCTGATGAAGGAAGGGCTGGTTGTCCAGAAGGAGAACTGGACCTATCTGGCTGCCCGCGAAGAGGAGCAGGCCGGACCGGACAGCGATTCTGACAACCAATAG
- the rsfS gene encoding ribosome silencing factor has product MSVQSNKLFELALHAVQDKKAMNVVALDLRSVSPISDYFIICHGNSDTQVQAIATEVRKVVHEAGGMIKGIEGMDAARWVLMDLGDVIVHVFHRDEREYYNIERLWSDAKVVETV; this is encoded by the coding sequence ATGAGTGTACAATCAAACAAGCTGTTTGAGCTGGCGTTACACGCCGTTCAGGATAAAAAAGCAATGAACGTGGTGGCTCTTGATCTGCGCAGTGTGTCGCCGATCAGCGATTATTTCATCATCTGCCACGGTAATTCCGATACCCAGGTTCAGGCGATTGCCACTGAGGTGCGCAAGGTAGTTCATGAAGCTGGCGGAATGATCAAAGGCATTGAGGGGATGGATGCAGCGCGCTGGGTACTGATGGACCTTGGCGACGTGATCGTCCATGTCTTCCACCGCGATGAACGTGAATATTACAATATTGAGCGTCTGTGGTCGGATGCCAAGGTCGTGGAGACGGTATGA
- the yqeK gene encoding bis(5'-nucleosyl)-tetraphosphatase (symmetrical) YqeK → MEYSREALIEAVSGQMPDKRWKHTLGVMESAVKLAQRYGADPQRAETAAILHDVAKYWPVERMREIIEQNGLSAELLKYDKQLWHAEVGAYTAEHDYGIQDSEVLDAIRYHTSGRENMGLLERIVCLADYIEPGRDFPGVEEIRRLAKVSLEQGLIAGLDSTIRVLLEKRRVVFPLTVLARNDLVRTLEDKI, encoded by the coding sequence ATGGAGTACAGCCGTGAAGCGCTGATTGAAGCGGTATCCGGCCAGATGCCGGACAAACGCTGGAAGCATACACTCGGGGTGATGGAGTCCGCTGTGAAGCTGGCGCAGCGTTATGGCGCTGACCCGCAGCGGGCCGAGACCGCCGCCATCCTGCATGATGTGGCCAAGTATTGGCCGGTAGAACGGATGCGGGAGATCATTGAACAGAATGGATTATCCGCCGAGCTTTTGAAATATGACAAGCAGCTATGGCATGCTGAGGTGGGTGCTTATACCGCCGAACATGATTATGGTATTCAGGATTCGGAGGTGCTGGACGCGATCCGTTACCACACCTCGGGACGGGAGAACATGGGCCTGCTGGAGCGGATCGTCTGTCTGGCTGATTATATTGAGCCGGGTCGGGACTTCCCTGGTGTGGAGGAGATCCGCAGGCTGGCGAAGGTCAGTCTGGAGCAAGGGCTGATTGCCGGACTGGATTCCACTATACGCGTGCTGCTGGAGAAGCGCAGGGTCGTATTTCCGCTTACGGTGCTGGCGCGCAACGATTTAGTTAGAACATTGGAGGATAAAATATGA
- a CDS encoding class I SAM-dependent methyltransferase gives MSSYGKFAYVYDALMADMPYPDWLAFAETAWGKYGKPRTVAELGCGTGSLTIPLAAAGYHMTGIDLSSDMLSVAQRKLEQQPQGRRFLREGSVQWVQQNMKEWELPEPVDAVISFCDCLNYVLEEQDIRSVFSSTYDGLKPGGTFLFDVHHPNTLIRYEEEQPFVLDEPDISYIWTCELDEQRREIEHHLSIFAREEGRTGTYRRFEETHTQRAYDPEWMKQELLAAGFSEVSVYADFEWVAADDSAQRLFYVAVK, from the coding sequence GTGTCTTCCTATGGCAAATTTGCTTATGTATACGATGCGCTTATGGCGGATATGCCGTATCCGGATTGGCTGGCCTTTGCTGAGACGGCATGGGGCAAATACGGCAAGCCGCGCACGGTAGCCGAGCTCGGCTGCGGTACCGGCAGCCTGACGATTCCGCTGGCTGCTGCTGGTTACCACATGACGGGGATTGACCTTTCTTCGGACATGCTGTCCGTTGCCCAGCGGAAGCTGGAGCAGCAGCCGCAGGGACGGCGCTTTTTGCGGGAGGGCAGCGTGCAGTGGGTTCAGCAGAACATGAAGGAATGGGAGCTGCCGGAGCCGGTGGATGCCGTCATCTCCTTCTGTGACTGTCTGAATTATGTGCTGGAGGAGCAGGACATCCGGTCTGTGTTCTCCAGTACGTATGACGGACTGAAGCCGGGCGGGACCTTCTTGTTCGATGTACATCATCCGAACACCCTGATCCGCTATGAGGAAGAGCAGCCTTTTGTGCTGGATGAGCCGGACATCTCCTACATCTGGACCTGTGAGCTGGATGAGCAGCGCCGGGAGATTGAACATCACCTATCCATCTTCGCCCGCGAGGAGGGCCGCACAGGCACGTACCGCCGCTTCGAAGAGACCCACACCCAGCGTGCCTATGACCCGGAGTGGATGAAGCAGGAGCTGCTTGCCGCCGGATTCAGCGAGGTGTCGGTGTATGCGGACTTCGAGTGGGTGGCGGCGGATGATTCGGCGCAGCGGCTGTTCTATGTGGCTGTGAAATGA